One Corythoichthys intestinalis isolate RoL2023-P3 chromosome 9, ASM3026506v1, whole genome shotgun sequence DNA window includes the following coding sequences:
- the hp1bp3 gene encoding heterochromatin protein 1-binding protein 3 isoform X1 gives MPIRRAAATPTQEKPFSATAEKGPEDTPADSPLGEEEQPVSSAEAGKGEAKGDDTAMLAENGEKVDEVAADKSDDGTEKKDLSAESEKCKDCVAGQCATHCYVLLLRLKDGYKYKKSKVKKVKRTIPVWASVTARKKLPVANYAGTHNRLDHLLIEAITSYDHRGGVSYQSVMKYIAKKCPDMELDKKKFHIKKAMKKQLEKGTIKQLKGKGLSGTFTIGKQTSASKKGVSKQEALGDALPLIITRLCEPKEASYLLIKKYLEQHFPSLNIENRPEVLKSALVKAVERGQLEQITGKGAWGTFQLKRTGNQVLLKGGTLEDAISAAITAMNEPKTCSTTTLRKYLVDSNKDTKEYQLVANLRRTLTKCKVLGWMEQITGHGFTGTYRLCFPFYPSPTTLYPDKFNKVSTKPSSRSRRRASSDDEESEEEEEEEDEEDEEDEESEEEAPVRKRSGKRPPPKARNPPAAKKAGRGRAAAKRSPAKKVAAKKTTKSKVSASKTTSPVKRRGAAKSPKTPAVKRLNRRGARRPAILEESADEDSPAEEPESDEEPVTTKKRGAAKKTKPASPAKKSKAVSPAKRPAKRGGAKRSKQEESDPEESEPEPEPKKSSGRGTSKRSAADEGDQPPVKKAAPAGKRTTRKSKRGKN, from the exons ATGCCGATTCGCCGAGCAGCAGCGACTCCAACCCAGGAGAAGCCCTTCTCGGCCACAGCAGAGAAAG GGCCCGAAGACACCCCCGCGGACTCTCCATTGGGCGAAGAGGAGCAGCCCGTGTCCTCGGCCGAGGCTGGCAAGGGCGAGGCGAAGGGGGACGACACTGCCATGCTGGCGGAGAACGGCGAAAAAGTGGACGAAGTAGCCGCCGACAAGTCGGACGACGGAACAGAGAAAAAAGA TTTATCCGCAGAGAGTGAGAAATGCAAGGACTGCGTGGCTGGCCAGTGCGCAACACACTGCTATGTTCTGCTACTAAG GCTAAAGGATGGCTACAAGTATAAGAAGTCCAAAGTCAAGAAGGTCAAGCGGACCATCCCGGTGTGGGCCAGCGTCACCGCCAGGAAGAAGCTTCCTGTCGCCAACTACGCCGGTACACACAACCGACTGGACCACCTGCTCATCGAAGCCATCACG TCTTATGATCACAGAGGTGGAGTTTCCTACCAGTCGGTCATGAAGTACATTGCCAAAAAATGCCCAGACATGGAGCTGGATAAGAAGAAGTTTCACATAAAGAAGGCGATGAAGAAGCAGCTGGAAAAGGGCACCATCAAGCAG CTGAAGGGCAAAGGACTGTCAGGAACTTTCACCATCGGCAAACAGACTTCTGCGTCCAAA AAGGGCGTCTCGAAGCAGGAAGCTCTGGGAGACGCTCTGCCGCTCATCATTACACGTTTGTGCGAGCCCAAGGAGGCTTCATACCTGCTCATTAAGAAGTATCTGGAGCAGCACTTTCCTAGCCTTAACATAGAGAACAG GCCAGAAGTCCTGAAGTCAGCCCTGGTAAAGGCGGTGGAGCGAGGACAACTCGAGCAGATCACTGGAAAAGGAGCTTGGGGAACCTTTCAG cTAAAGCGCACAGGCAACCAGGTACTGCTAAAAGGCGGCACCTTGGAGGATGCCATCTCGGCAGCCATCACAGCCATGAACGAGCCCAAAACGTGCAGCACCACCACGCTGCGCAAGTATCTGGTGGATTCCAACAAGGATACCAAGGAGTACCAGCTTG TGGCCAATCTGAGAAGGACCCTGACCAAGTGTAAAGTGCTTGGATGGATGGAGCAAATTACTGGTCATGGTTTTACAGGGACATATCGACTCTGTTTTCCGTTCTACCCAAG CCCAACCACTCTATATCCGGATAAATTCAACAAGGTGTCCACCAAGCCTTCCTCCAGGTCCAGGCGGAGAGCTTCCTCTGATGATGAGGAGtctgaggaggaagaggaggaggaggacgaaGAAGATGAGGAGGATGAGGAGTCTGAGGAAGAAGCTCCCGTCCGGAAGAG GTCCGGAAAGAGACCCCCGCCCAAGGCCCGCAACCCTCCCGCTGCTAAGAAGGCAGGCAGAGGACGCGCTGCGGCCAAAAGATCACCCGCTAAGAAAGTGGCGGCCAAGAAGACCACAAAATCAAAGGTGTCTGCTTCTAAAACCACCTCCCCTGTCAAGAGGCGAGGGGCGGCCAAGAGCCCAAAGACCCCCGCCGTCAAACGTCTGAACAGACGGGGCGCCAGGCGACCCGCCATTCTCGAAGAATCCGCTGACGAGGATTCCCCGGCGGAGGAGCCCGAATCCGACGAGGAGCCCGTCACCACCAAGAAGCGGGGTGCGGCCAAGAAGACCAAACCCGCCTCGCCAGCCAAAAAGTCTAAAGCTGTTTCGCCGGCCAAGCGGCCTGCCAAAAGGGGTGGAGCTAAGCGATCCAAGCAGGAAGAGTCCGACCCCGAGGAGTCAGAACCGGAGCCTGAACCCAAGAAGTCATCAGGCCGAGGCACATCTAAGCGCTCGGCTGCTGATGAAGGCGATCAACCCCCCGTGAAGAAAGCAGCTCCTGCCGGCAAGCGGACCACCCGGAAGTCCAAAAGAGGGAAGAACTAA
- the hp1bp3 gene encoding heterochromatin protein 1-binding protein 3 isoform X2 — MPIRRAAATPTQEKPFSATAEKGPEDTPADSPLGEEEQPVSSAEAGKGEAKGDDTAMLAENGEKVDEVAADKSDDGTEKKELKDGYKYKKSKVKKVKRTIPVWASVTARKKLPVANYAGTHNRLDHLLIEAITSYDHRGGVSYQSVMKYIAKKCPDMELDKKKFHIKKAMKKQLEKGTIKQLKGKGLSGTFTIGKQTSASKKGVSKQEALGDALPLIITRLCEPKEASYLLIKKYLEQHFPSLNIENRPEVLKSALVKAVERGQLEQITGKGAWGTFQLKRTGNQVLLKGGTLEDAISAAITAMNEPKTCSTTTLRKYLVDSNKDTKEYQLVANLRRTLTKCKVLGWMEQITGHGFTGTYRLCFPFYPSPTTLYPDKFNKVSTKPSSRSRRRASSDDEESEEEEEEEDEEDEEDEESEEEAPVRKRSGKRPPPKARNPPAAKKAGRGRAAAKRSPAKKVAAKKTTKSKVSASKTTSPVKRRGAAKSPKTPAVKRLNRRGARRPAILEESADEDSPAEEPESDEEPVTTKKRGAAKKTKPASPAKKSKAVSPAKRPAKRGGAKRSKQEESDPEESEPEPEPKKSSGRGTSKRSAADEGDQPPVKKAAPAGKRTTRKSKRGKN; from the exons ATGCCGATTCGCCGAGCAGCAGCGACTCCAACCCAGGAGAAGCCCTTCTCGGCCACAGCAGAGAAAG GGCCCGAAGACACCCCCGCGGACTCTCCATTGGGCGAAGAGGAGCAGCCCGTGTCCTCGGCCGAGGCTGGCAAGGGCGAGGCGAAGGGGGACGACACTGCCATGCTGGCGGAGAACGGCGAAAAAGTGGACGAAGTAGCCGCCGACAAGTCGGACGACGGAACAGAGAAAAAAGA GCTAAAGGATGGCTACAAGTATAAGAAGTCCAAAGTCAAGAAGGTCAAGCGGACCATCCCGGTGTGGGCCAGCGTCACCGCCAGGAAGAAGCTTCCTGTCGCCAACTACGCCGGTACACACAACCGACTGGACCACCTGCTCATCGAAGCCATCACG TCTTATGATCACAGAGGTGGAGTTTCCTACCAGTCGGTCATGAAGTACATTGCCAAAAAATGCCCAGACATGGAGCTGGATAAGAAGAAGTTTCACATAAAGAAGGCGATGAAGAAGCAGCTGGAAAAGGGCACCATCAAGCAG CTGAAGGGCAAAGGACTGTCAGGAACTTTCACCATCGGCAAACAGACTTCTGCGTCCAAA AAGGGCGTCTCGAAGCAGGAAGCTCTGGGAGACGCTCTGCCGCTCATCATTACACGTTTGTGCGAGCCCAAGGAGGCTTCATACCTGCTCATTAAGAAGTATCTGGAGCAGCACTTTCCTAGCCTTAACATAGAGAACAG GCCAGAAGTCCTGAAGTCAGCCCTGGTAAAGGCGGTGGAGCGAGGACAACTCGAGCAGATCACTGGAAAAGGAGCTTGGGGAACCTTTCAG cTAAAGCGCACAGGCAACCAGGTACTGCTAAAAGGCGGCACCTTGGAGGATGCCATCTCGGCAGCCATCACAGCCATGAACGAGCCCAAAACGTGCAGCACCACCACGCTGCGCAAGTATCTGGTGGATTCCAACAAGGATACCAAGGAGTACCAGCTTG TGGCCAATCTGAGAAGGACCCTGACCAAGTGTAAAGTGCTTGGATGGATGGAGCAAATTACTGGTCATGGTTTTACAGGGACATATCGACTCTGTTTTCCGTTCTACCCAAG CCCAACCACTCTATATCCGGATAAATTCAACAAGGTGTCCACCAAGCCTTCCTCCAGGTCCAGGCGGAGAGCTTCCTCTGATGATGAGGAGtctgaggaggaagaggaggaggaggacgaaGAAGATGAGGAGGATGAGGAGTCTGAGGAAGAAGCTCCCGTCCGGAAGAG GTCCGGAAAGAGACCCCCGCCCAAGGCCCGCAACCCTCCCGCTGCTAAGAAGGCAGGCAGAGGACGCGCTGCGGCCAAAAGATCACCCGCTAAGAAAGTGGCGGCCAAGAAGACCACAAAATCAAAGGTGTCTGCTTCTAAAACCACCTCCCCTGTCAAGAGGCGAGGGGCGGCCAAGAGCCCAAAGACCCCCGCCGTCAAACGTCTGAACAGACGGGGCGCCAGGCGACCCGCCATTCTCGAAGAATCCGCTGACGAGGATTCCCCGGCGGAGGAGCCCGAATCCGACGAGGAGCCCGTCACCACCAAGAAGCGGGGTGCGGCCAAGAAGACCAAACCCGCCTCGCCAGCCAAAAAGTCTAAAGCTGTTTCGCCGGCCAAGCGGCCTGCCAAAAGGGGTGGAGCTAAGCGATCCAAGCAGGAAGAGTCCGACCCCGAGGAGTCAGAACCGGAGCCTGAACCCAAGAAGTCATCAGGCCGAGGCACATCTAAGCGCTCGGCTGCTGATGAAGGCGATCAACCCCCCGTGAAGAAAGCAGCTCCTGCCGGCAAGCGGACCACCCGGAAGTCCAAAAGAGGGAAGAACTAA